The Mytilus edulis chromosome 12, xbMytEdul2.2, whole genome shotgun sequence genome contains a region encoding:
- the LOC139498634 gene encoding uncharacterized protein gives MNARISIQNAVFGEGINNPVNPSQAKTVSSIKKPNNKKSQEKVSASTATATNVAKRDQEHFMRGHKVNHSRGITKTTSQQQNTTERIAENHQNGNPAAKVLQKEENNIQISIPGCSADGQTQSVIQPSNVIRDPTKKDSDDKTTDEKSNIVAPLLPTNTDTSANNSAVDSRSTPTITDTPANPNNSDIDSRSPNGTVLTSTEDDDFFSLIGRADGRVSELDQHNDGITSLQTANASGTSS, from the exons ATGAATGCAAGGATAAGCAtacaaaatgcagtttttggagAAGGCATAAATAATCCAGTAAACCCAAGCCAAGCCAAAACAGTCTCTAGTATCAAAAaaccaaataacaaaaaatcacAAGAGAAAGTGTCCGCTTCTACAGCGACAGCAACAAATGTCGCAAAACGAGATCAAGAACATTTTATGCGAGGTCACAAAGTTAATCATAGTCGAGGTATCACAAAAACGACATCGCAGCAACAAAATACGACGGAGAGAATCGCAGAAAATCACCAAAATGGAAATCCTGCAGCGAAAGTTCTGCAAAAGGAAGAAAACAACATACAG ATTTCAATACCTGGATGCTCTGCAGATGGTCAAACTCAGTCTGTGATACAACCATCTAATGTTATTAGAGACCCGACTAAAAAAGATTCGGACGACAAGACAACGGACGAAAAATCAAACATTGTGGCTCCCTTACTCCCTACCAACACAGATACATCTGCCAACAATTCAGCTGTAGATTCGAGATCGACCCCTACCATTACAGATACACCTGCCAACCCCAATAATTCAGATATAGATTCAAGATCGCCCAATGGAACAGTACTGACGTCTACAGAAGACGATGATTTCTTTTCTCTTATTGGTCGAGCAGATGGACGTGTTTCAGAATTGGATCAACATAATGATGGAATTACTAGTTTACAAACTGCCAACGCGTCTGGAACAAGTTCTTAA
- the LOC139498633 gene encoding uncharacterized protein: MATGGTEIEDIAQDIKIGQIVDKSGAKLNHTSKQQIKNEGNIISVSTSDRHAHRTSRHNRTVLSDDGGRLTHNLSSSPDLDKNCTSRQPELFQSFSHSGVNIREKPTPTNTARSLSKPEEANNSHTARLSVNSKIQSNVRKLPTTKKKSATRRLLEAFRGNHSQSNEADFKGSYKGEKLKTKFIMENKVKINDDTSLPGIKPDGRVSLTDVKSQIPAGHTNDVCNIPPNHQDNSILEHGNAERNPAKNSNRFSITEITVSKDSIAELDVDVIVSSEDSAIQSGGMVAKIVAEKGGKLQEVYKDCLRKMCSTIPYWTFQPTPATEKLKCKHVFHAAVPQFSIQNQDKWTEGLQSLLKNILSRTEFMGYESLGLPIIGTGKNGAPSDFVIDLICESVNQFSLSKTSTNGLKTVIIVHPDKRVRQILEERVTLLRNGAPKQKTKIAPKTTKGNGKMYFQNVEDTETDKCPICLEEISGSKLRQLSRCKHIFCKKCLEECFKRMPTCPICNMVYGELTGNQPEGLMIECFLNDIHLPGYKDCGVIKIFYLFFDGKQLKGQPNPGKSFEGTNRTAYLPDNTEGQKVHRLLRRAFQQRILFTIGSSRTTGKENVVTWNDVHHKTRMDGGPARFGYPDPEYVSRVLDELAVKGITEE, encoded by the exons ATGGCCACTGGTGGAACAGAAATCGAGGACATCGCACAGGATATTAAAATTGGACAGATTGTTGATAAATCGGGTGCGAAACTTAATCATACATCAAAACAACAAATTAAGAATGAAGGAAACATTATATCCGTATCGACATCGGATAGGCATGCACATCGGACTTCTCGTCATAACCGAACGGTATTGTCTGATGATGGAGGAAGGTTAACACACAACTTATCATCATCGCCAGATTTGGATAAAAATTGTACTAGTAGACAACCGGAACTGTTCCAATCATTTTCACACTCGGGTGTAAACATACGTGAAAAACCGACTCCAACAAACACTGCACGAAGTCTATCAAAACCG GAAGAAGCTAACAATTCACACACAGCGAGATTGTCAGTTAACAGTAAAATACAATCAAATGTCAGAAAGttaccaacaacaaaaaagaagtCTGCAACCCGGAGATTACTTGAGGCCTTTCGAGGAAACCATTCTCAATCTAATGAAGCAGATTTTAAAGGTAGTTATAAAGGAGAAAAGCTGAAAACTAAATTCATTATGGAAAACAAAGTTAAGATAAACGATGACACTAGTCTACCTGGAATTAAACCGGACGGACGTGTTTCACTTACAGATGTCAAAAGTCAAATACCTGCAGGTCACACAAATGATGTCTGCAATATTCCCCCTAATCATCAGGATAACTCGATTCTTGAGCACGGAAATGCAGAAAGGAACCCGGCAAAAAATAGTAACCGTTTTTCTATAACTGAAATTACTGTATCAAAAGACAGTATTGCAGAATTAGACGTCGATGTTATAGTTAGTAGTGAAGATTCTGCAATACAAAGCGGAGGTATGGTGGCTAAGATTGTTGCTGAAAAGGGAGGTAAGCTCCAAGAGGTTTACAAAGACTGTTTGAGAAAGATGTGTTCGACTATACCTTACTGGACTTTCCAACCCACCCCTGCTAcggaaaaattgaaatgtaaacaTGTCTTCCATGCTGCTGTGCCACAGTTTTCCATTCAAAATCAAGATAAATGGACGGAAGGACTTCAATCATTGTTAAAGAATATACTCAGTAGAACAGAGTTTATGGGATACGAGTCTTTAGGCCTTCCAATAATTGGGACTGGCAAGAATGGGGCACCTTCTGACTTTGTGATTGATTTGATTTGCGAATCTGTAAATCAGTTTTCTCTCTCAAAAACATCAACTAATGGTTTGAAAACTGTGATTATAGTCCATCCTGACAAACGAGTCAGGCAAATTTTAGAGGAAAGAGTTACACTTTTACGAAATGGCGctccaaaacaaaaaacaaagattGCACCAAAGACAACGAAAGGAAACGGGAAAATGTACTTCCAAAATGTTGAAGATACAGAGACAGACAAATGTCCTATTTGTTTAGAAGAAATATCCGGTTCCAAATTGAGACAGCTCTCCAGATGCAAGCATATATTTTGTAAGAAATGTCTTGAAGAGTGTTTTAAACGAATGCCTACGTGTCCAATATGCAACATGGTTTACGGCGAATTAACCGGAAATCAACCAGAAGGACTTATGATAGAATGCTTCCTAAATGATATCCATCTACCGGGTTATAAAGATTGTGGCGTAATCAAGATTTTCTACTTATTTTTTGATGGGAAACAATTG aaaggaCAACCCAACCCAGGTAAAAGTTTCGAAGGAACGAACAGGACAGCATACTTACCAGACAACACAGAGGGACAGAAGGTTCATCGGTTACTGAGACGCGCCTTCCAACAACGTATTCTCTTTACGATTGGCAGTTCTAGGACAACTGGAAAAGAAAACGTGGTCACATGGAACGATGTTCATCATAAAACAAGAATGGATGGAGGACCTGCTAG GTTTGGATATCCAGATCCAGAATATGTGTCACGTGTCCTTGACGAACTTGCAGTCAAGGGAATTACAGAAGAATAA